TGCTGTGAGGCGGAAGCGGCCGGCAAATGAGAACTTTGCAACCACCGATGAGCCACATTCACCTGTCAGCAGTCTCTGCTGCGGCCCGCTCAAGCCTCAAAGCTGAAGAAAATCCGGTCAAAGCACGGCGGACCATTGGCCAAGCCAGTTGCGCCCTTGCGAGCCTTTGCTGAACTACGAATACGTTTCTTCAGGGATGGGAAGTACCTTGCCGAATATGGTTAGTTAGTTTGCGAGCGGCATCGCCTATTTTAAGGCGTAACTCGCTATCGACAGGGATTCTTTTGCAAGTGCAATCGCTTGGCGCCCTTTTACGCCATGGTCTTACTTGGCCTGAATATTGCTCAGGGTATGAGAGTTCGACAAAAAGATCATACCAGGGGAGTGGCGCCGCATGGGGCAGGTCACGTCACGAAGTGGCCTCTTGAAAGGCCTTAAGTTGAGAACTGTCTTGTTGCTGGCAGGGCTGACGCTGACCAACATTGCAGCCTGGGGCTGGGCCGTTGCGCTGTTCGCCGGTCAGCCGTCGGTAATGGCAACCGCGCTGCTCGCTTGGGTGTTCGGTCTGCGCCATGCCGTGGATGCCGATCATATTGCGGCAATCGACAATGTCGTGCGGAAGCTGATGCATGCCGGCCGCGCCTCCGAAACTGCAGGTCTCTACTTTGCGCTCGGCCATTCCACGATCGTTCTCGCTTCAATGATCCTGCTTGCCGCCGGCGTCATGACCCTCGGCGGAGAGGGTTTGCTCAAAAACTTGGGCGGCCTTCTCGGAACCTCGGTTTCAGCCGTCTTCCTGCTCGGCGTGGCCGCCGTCAACTTTGCGATCTTCGCAAACTTGTGGCGCACAATGCGTGCAGCGCAGGCCAGCGGCGTCTACGGTGCACAATTACTCGATGCGCCCCTAGCCGGAAGCGGTCTTCTTTCGCATTTGCTCGGCCCGATCTTCCGAATTGTGACGCAAAGCTGGCACATGTATCCGCTCGGATTCCTGTTCGGATTAAGTTTCGACACGGCGACCGAAATTGGCCTGCTCTCCCTCTCTGCCTCTGAGACTGCGCGCGGCCTGTCGCTCTGGCAGGCCATAGTCTTTCCTGCACTTTTCGCTGCCGGAATGTCCCTGGTTGATACCTTGGATTCAGCATTTATGGCCAGCGCTTATCGCTGGGCTTTCGTCGATCCGGCCCGAAAGCTTTGGTACAATCTGACAATCACAGGTGCCTCAGTCGCGATTGCGCTGTTCATCGGCAGCGTGGAAACGCTTGGCCTGATCAGCGATCAGCTTGAGCTCACGGGTGCCCTTTCGAGCCTCGTCGATCGCCTCAAGGGATCACAAGCCATCTTAGGCTTCGGCGTGATGTCATTGTTCGCTCTCGCCTGGCTAGCATCTCTCCTGCTGTATCGCGTTGCATGGAAGGGAAAGACCACTCGAACCGCCTTGCCGACATCACGCGCGACTTAGCGGCTGCAGCGATGCTGTCGAGCCGCTCGAAGCCTGCCGTCTTTGCCCGCTGGACGAGCATTGCAGCACTAAGCATCTGCGCCCTCATGATCGACGCTGAACCTAGCTCTGGAGACAATATCCAGACTAGCTACACCTTGCCTGCAGTCATAGTCACTCGTGAGGAGATCCCACGGCGACCGCGAAGAGCTCCAACGCCACGCTCGGATCGAGCGCTCGGCATAGGGTCCAGTAGCCAGCTGGGCGGGCAAGCCTCAGCGGTATCGGCCAAGAGCAGCGCGGCCTTGGCTCCCGCGTCGAGCATGGCAAGCCAGATCACAGTATCAGGCGAAGACGTCAACGCGCGGCCCGTGATGCGCCCGGGCGAAGTGCTCGAAGCTGTACCGGGGCTCATTGTGACGCAGCATTCCGGCGAGGGCAAAGCGAACCAGTACTTCTTGCGCGGCTATAATCTCGATCATGGCACGGATCTCGCGATCTATGTTGATGATGTGCCTGCCAACATGCGCACTCACGCCCACGGCCAGGGCTATGCCGACCTCAATTGGCTGATTCCTGAAGCGATCGCCGCCATGGAGGTAAAGAAGGGGCCTTACTTCGCCGATGAAGGCGACTTCTCCTCGGCCGGCGCCGTGCATATCGGCCTGATCGACCGCACGGTGAAGGGGCTAGCGCAGATGACCGCCGGCAGCTTTGGATATCGCCGCTTCCTCGGCATGGATTCGACGAGGCTCGGCGATGGGACATTGCTCCTCGCCGGCGAGGCTGGGACCTACAACGGCCCCTGGGACAACCCGGACAACCTCCGCAAGCTCAATGGGCTCTTGCGCTACAGTCAGGGCACGGCCACCGACGGCGTGTCGGTCACGGGCATGGCTTACGCCAACAGATGGAATTCGACCGATCAGGTGCCGCAGCGCGCCATGACGGACGGATTGATGGATCGGTTTGGATCTGAAGACCCGACTGACGGCGGCAACGCAAACCGTTTTGCCCTGTCGGCGCGCGTGGCGCAGAGCGATAATTCCGGGGCCTGGAAGGCGAACGCTTATGTCGTCAAGAGCGAGCTCGATCTCTACAATAACTTCACTTATTTCCTGGCCAATCCCGTTGTCGGCGACCAATTTCACCAGCACGACGGCCGCCTAATGGCCGGCGCTAACATCGCACGGACGATGGATGGCTCATTCGCTGGGCTGCCGATGCAGACGACCTTCGGCCTGCAGTCCCGTTACGACGCCATCGATCTCGCGCTCACCGACACCCACCGGCGCAGTTTCCTGTCCAACGTACGCAGCGATAAGGTCGGGGAAGGCAGCATCGGCGCTTACGCCGAGAGTACGTTGCACTTTTCGGACTGGCTGAGGACCACGGTCGGTTGGCGCGGGGACTATTACGCGGCCGACGTGACGTCGCTGTTCGATGCGAACAACTCAGGCCATGCCAACGCTACGATCGGAAGTCCCAAGCTTCGCATCGTGGTCGGTCCCTTTAACAAGACCGAGTTCTTTTTCGGCGCCGGCTATGGCATGCACTCGAACGACGCGCGGGGTGCGACGACGACGGAAGATCCGAGCGATCCCGGGACAAAGCTGCCGCGCTCGCCGCTGCTGGTCCGCACCAGGGGCGCGGAGGTCGGCGTGCGTTCGAGGATCGTCCCGGATCTCGACACCTCGCTCAGCCTCTTCGTCCTCGACCAGGATTCCGAGATCCTGTTCTCAGGCGATGCCGGCGATACCACGACGGCGCGCGCGAGCCGCCGCTATGGATTCGAATGGACCAACCATTACCGCCCACGGTCTTGGATTGACGTCGACGCCGATCTCGCGATGACCCATGCGCGCTTTCGCGGTTACGACAGCGACCAGGCGGAGGTTTATGCCTCACTCGCCGGCTATCCCGCCGCGCAGATCGGCAACGCGCCCGGCAACTATATCCCTAACGCACCGACCATGATGGCGTCCGCCGGCATCTCGCTCGGCGCGAAGACGGGCTGGTTCGGCGCCCTGCGTTGGCGCTATCTCGCCTCCAGTCCGCTGACGGAAGACAACGCCTTCCGATCGCAACCTACCGGCATCTTCAACGCGCGGATCGGCTACCGCACCGACAAGGGCTGGCGCCTCCAGCTCGATTTGCTCAACCTCCTCAACAGCAAGGCGAACCAGATCACCTATGCCTATGGCTCCCTGCTGAAGACGGACAAACTTTACAATCTCTGTGCCGCCAATGCCGCCCCTGCGCCAGTCTGTGCCATTGGTGTGATGGACTATGTGCTTCACCCGGTCGAACCCTTGACCGTCCGAGTGACCCTAGCGGGCACATTCTGATATCAGTCAGGTCGCGAGTCGCGAAACGTCCGTTCGCCGGTAATAATGGCCGATAGCATGCTCTGACGCGACACGATGTCCTCGCGCACGGCAGCATATACATGCAGGATGACGAAAGTCACAATGAACCAGAGGCCGAGATGGTGCACTGTATGCACGTCTTGACTGTTTGGGAAGATCGAGAACCACCAGCCGAACAGCGCATACCATAAGCTGTCGCGACCTTCGCCCTCAGCGTAAAGTGCAAATCCGGTCAGCATCATCAGGATCATCACAATCACGAACAAGAACATCGCAGTATTGGCCAAAGGATTGTGGCCGACGTATTTTTTCGGGTAGCGCACTAGGAACAGGTACCATCGCAGCTCGTACAAAAGGCCCCAGCGCCAGATCCGGTTGTAGATCGGAAACGCGAACAACTGGCGGGCATACTGGTTGCCGACGAACGCCCAGTAGACGCGATAAAGGAACGCGAAGGCGAGCACCTGTCCCGACGCGAAGTGAACAAATCGGATGTAGCCCATCGTGTACCAATTGCTAGCTTCACCAGGCATCGAGGGAAGCGGCGAGGCGATTAGATAACCGGTAACGGCCAGAAGAGAGATCGTTAGCGCATTTAACCAGTGCCAGATCCGTACCGGTGCCTCATAGACATAGATTGATTGGCGATCCGTGCCGACGGCGCCGACGGCGTCCAGCGTACCCGGAATCTCCGAGATTTTCGTCATCGCATGCTCCTGCATTGAGAGTGATTCGACGCAGCGAACAAACGAATCAGCGCATGCCATCGAGAATATCGCGCGCATGCCGGCGCGAAATCACCGCCCTGCAATTTTTTTCTTCACGCTTCAGCGGCCCTACGCAACGAAGAATTGGAAACCCGCTTTAACCGCAGGTGGAAATCCTGCTTTCATATCTTTATTGAACCTCTTTGCTATTTTCCGCTGCATCCACGTGGGTTCGCGGTCTTTTTCCCTGCATGAGCAGCGAGCTTCCTTACCCGGCGCACGACACTTGCTGCGCGGCAGCTCGCTGCAATTTACCGATGATTAGGAGAGACGGCACATCGTTTGCTCATTTCCAGCTCCAGCGAACCGGGTATTTGCGATATGGATTTGAGCTTCATTCGGCGCGGCGGCGCATCGCGCCGGGCAGGCGTCTTCCAGACACAGGGCCGGATGAATGCAGCGGCCATGAGCTTGCCGAAAAGCGAGCCAGTCATCGCCAACCTGTCAATTCGCCTGAAAATCATGATGGGATTTGCTATCGTTCTGCTGCTGTCGGCGGGCACCATGGCGGGCGCCTGGTTTGGCTATGAGGCGATCCTCGACGGCTTCGACGTTTATCGTATCAGCATGTCGGAATCGGATTATGCGCGCGAAATCGACAGCTCGCTCTCGGCATACCAGAGCAACGCGCGCTATTACGCCCTGACGGGCATAAAGGAGGCGGAAGCTGCCGCGGAAGAGGCGCGACGCTTGCTCGAGCGAACGATCACGGCAGCCAAAACCGAGACTGCAACTCTCAGCTGGCAGCAGTCGATAAAGGAACTGTTCGAAGCCTACCGCGCCTATACCGATTCCTTCAACAAAGTGTTGGCGCTGCGCGCCGGGATCGATCGCTCGGCAGCCACGATGGGCGGACAGGCGCACGTCATCCGGACCGCGCTCGATCAGGTGAAGGCGCCGGGCGCTCAAGCAGAAAATATCATTGAGCGTTTCGATACGATCGATCGCCTCGTAACGACAGAATTGAAGCTCCACGATGAAGTCCTCGCGAGGGACGTCTTACAGAGAATAGAAGGGTTTAAAGGTGCGATCGTGCGAGAGCGTCGCTCGCCGGACGTCGGCGGACAGGCGCTCGACGAGCTCGTCGCGTCTTACCGAGATGGGTTCGCCCGAGTGGAGGCCGCAGGCCAAGAGATCGATCGTTTGATGGCGGACATGTGGAAGCTGCGTCACGGACTATCCGGGGCGGCCGCCTCTCTGAAGCGAGTGGCTTTGGCGGAGCAGGCTGATGCCGAGAAAAAGACCGCGGTGCAAATCATCCACGGTCAATCGGTAGTGGTTGCCCTTGCGCTCGCCTCGATTGCAATTGGCCTCGTGCTCTCCTTTGCGATCGGACGCGGTATCGCAAAACCTGTCATCGCGATGTGCAGCTCGATGATCGAGCTGGCAAACGGCCGCTATGAGATCGTGCTGCCGGGGCTCGGTCGGCACGACGAGGTCGGCAAGATGGCTGGCGCGGTCGAGAGCTTCAAGCGGCAAGCCATTGAGCGCGCCGAACGCGAAGCTGCGGAGATCGAAGAGCGTAACAGGTCGGCGGCCGAGCTGCGGCGCGCTGAGCTCGCTAAATTCGCTGGCGGCTTTGAGGCCGCGGTGGGTGACATCGTCAACGGCATTTCGGGTTCTGCTCAGCAACTCGAAGCAGCAGCATCAACGCTGTCACGCAATGCGGAGGCGACAGGGGGCCTGACCAACGCGGTGGTCGGCGCCGCGCGAGAATCGTCGAGCAGCATTGGTTTGGTCGCCTCGGCGGCCGAGGAGCTGTCGCTGTCGATCAATGATATTCGCACCCAGGTCCGCAACTCGAATGCGATCTCCGGTAATGCGGTAGCCCAGGCCAAGAGCACGGACGCCCGCATCGCGACGCTCGCGCAAGCCTCGCACCGGATTGGTGATGTCGTGAAGCTGATTACAGCGGTCGCAGAGCAGACCAATCTGCTCGCGCTCAATGCCACCATTGAGGCAGCCCGCGCCGGAGAGGCGGGCCGCGGCTTTGCCGTCGTCGCAGCCGAGGTGAAGTCGCTTGCAAGCCAAACCGCCCGTGCGACGGAGGAGATCGGCTCTCACGTCGAAGGTATGCAGCAAGCGACCGGAGATTCGATTGCCGCGATCAAGTCGATCGCCGGCATCATTGGCGATATCTCCGCCATCTCGGGTTCGATCGCGTCCGCCGTCGACCAGCAGACCGCGACGACACAGGCGATCGCACAGAGCGCGCAGCAGGCGGCCTCTGGCACCGCGCAGGTGTCATCCAATCTCGAGCAGGTCAATCGCGAAGCAAGCGAGACCGGCTCGGCGGCTTCCGCCGTGCTGCAATCAGCGCGCGGACTAACCGAGGCGAGCCACCGCCTGCGCGCGGAGCTTGACCGTTTCATGGCCAACGTCGTCGCGGCGTAGTCTGGCTCGCAATGCGAGACGCCTGCGACTACCATTGCGCAAGTGCCAGAGACCTGCGCTAGTCAACGGACAAGCCGGCACCCTCGCGTGGGCAAACCGGTATCCTAGGGATCGTCGATGGAGCATGGTCTGGATCTGGCCGGATTCGCGTTGCACCCGCAACGCGGTGCAGTGTTGGGTGAGGTGCATGCGCGTCCGTTCACGCGGCTCTCCGCGCCTCTCGCAGTGCTGCGATTTGCTTTTTTGGGCCAGGGAGAAGCGGCGGCCGCCGACCGGCAGGCCTTTGTAGGCTTTTGCACCGCGCAGGGCTTGGCGGCACCCGAGGTGTCGGCTAAGCACCACCAGGTGTCAATCGGAGCAGTTTCGCTACGCTGGGAACAGCATTCCGAATTCACGACTTTCACCTGGATCTGGAGTAATGAGGCATCCGCGCTGGCGTTCGCTCCCATCGGTGACGAACTTACCGCATTGATCCGGGCACTGCCGCAAACGGGACAGCTGCTTGTGGCGGTGAGGCTCGAGGTGGAGCAGACCGAAGCGGCCGTCGCGCGCGCTGAGGAGCTGTTTGATAAGAGCAGCCTCGCAATGGCGACAGTCCGCAGCGGCCCTGCGGTCGTCGCTTCCGACTTTCGTGCGGATGCGCAGGGCTTTGTCCGCATTCTCATCTGCAACGACGGCCTGTCGCCGGGCCGGCTTGGCGCTCTTGTGCAGCGCGTGCTGGAGATCGAGACCTATCGCACGCTGGCGCTGCTCGGCCTGCCGGCCGCGCTCGAGCTCGCGCCCTCGGTCGATCACATTGGGCGGCGGCTGGTCGAAGTGCTCCAGGAGATGCAGGGCGCCGAGGACCTCAAGCTCAACAATCACCTCCTCACGGAGCTGACCGCATTGGCCGCCTCATTGGAGCGCGGCGCAGCGGGTAGCCTGTTCCGCTTCGGCGCGAGCCGGGCTTATTACGACATCGTGCAGGCCCGCCTTGGCGTGATCGAAGGAAGCGAGATCGGAGGGCGACCGACCTGGTCGTCCTTCCTTGCCCGGCGGATGGCGCCGGCGATGCGCACCTGCGCCGCGATGGAGGACCGCCAGGCCAACTTATCGATCAAGCTAGCGCGCGCCGCCGATCTCCTGCGCACGCGGGTGGACGTGGAACTGGAGGAGCAGAATCGTGACCTGCTGCGCTCAATGAACGAGCGCACCAAGCTGCAATTGCGCCTGCAGAGCACCGTCGAAGGCCTCTCCGTGGCGGCGATCGGCTATTACGTCGTCAGCCTGTTCGGCTACCTCGCTAAGGGCGCACATGACGGCGGCTTGCATGTCGAGCCGTCACTCGCGACAGCATTGTTCGTACCATTTGCCGTCGGTCTAATTTGGATCATCACGCACCGGATCCGCCAGAGGCACCTTAAACATGAAGGCGCGCCGGGCGATCATGACTGAGTTCCTTCGCGCCGAGGGCTTGCCATTCGAGCCGGGTCGGCCGAAGCTGGTGGAGCTGGAGGGCAAGTGATGAGCCAATCGAACGGAATGACCAACCTGCTCTGGCTGCAAGGCGCGAGCTGCGGCGGTTGCACCATGTCGATCCTCGAAAGCGGCTCTTCCGGCTGGTTCGACGAACTGAGGCAGTTCGGCATCAACCTGCTGTGGCATCCCTCGGTCAGCGAGGAGACAGGCGAGGAAGCGGCCGAGGTGCTCAACTCCGTGCGCGAGGGCAGGGTGCCGCTCGACCTACTGCTCCTCGAAGGCTCCGTTGCCCGCGGCCCGAACGATAGCGGCCGCTTCAACATGCTCGCGGGCACGGGCCGCTCGATCTACCACTGGATGCTAGATCTCGCGCCGCGGGCGGACTATGTCGTTGCGGTCGGAAGCTGTGCCGCCTATGGCGGGGTGCCAGCCGCCGGCGCCAATCCAACCGACGCGGTCGGGCTGCAATTCGAGGGCGCCGATGCTGGCGGCGCGCTCGGCGCAGGCTTCCGCTCCCGGCTCGGCTTGCCGGTGATCAATGTGGCTGGCTGTGCGCCGCATCCGGGCTGGATGATGGAAACCATTTTGGCACTGACGTCCAAGGACTTGTCAGCGACTGACCTCGACACCTATGGCCGACCGAAATTCGTTGCCAACCATCTTGCTCATCACGGCTGCTCCCGCAACGAGTTCTATGAGTTCAAGGCCAGCGCCGAAACCATGTCCGAGCGCGGCTGCCTCATGGAGCATCTCGGCTGCAAGGCGACTCAGGCTGTCGGCGATTGCAACCAGCGCTCCTGGAACGGCGGCGGTTCCTGCACGAAGGGCGGTTATGCCTGCATCGCCTGCACGTCACCTGGCTTCGAAGACGCGCAGAATTTCCTGGAGACCGCCAAGCTTGCCGGCATCCCAGTCGGCTTGCCGACCGACATGCCAAAAGCCTGGTTCGTCGCGCTCGCGGCGTTGTCGAAATCGGCGACTCCGCGGCGCGTGAGGCTGAATGCGACCGCTGATCATGTGGTGGTGCCGCCCGGCCGCACCACGGCCAAGCGCACGCCATGACGAGGATTACGATCGGCCCGTTCAACCGCGTCGAGGGCGATCTCGAAGTCCGCCTCGACGTCGAAAGCGGCCGGGTCCAGCGCGCCGAAGTGACGGCGCCGCTCTATCGCGGGTTCGAGCAAATTCTGGAGGGGCGGCCACCGCTTGATGCGCTGGTGTTGGCGCCGCGCATCTGCGGCATCTGCTCGGTCTCGCAGTCGGTCGCCGCCGCTGCCGCGCTTCGCCATGCGATGGGAACCGAGGCGGCGCCGAACGGTCTGCTCGCCACTAATATCGCGCACGCGGCAGAGAATGCCGCCGATCATCTTACGCATTTCTACATCTTCTTCATGCCTGACTTCGCCCGTGAAGCCTACGCTTCGCAGGATTGGTACCAGGAGACTCGCGAGCGCTTTGCGGCCACCCGCGGCAGTGCGGCGCGCGATGCGCTGCCGGCGCGGGCGCGGCTGCTCGAGACTATGGGAATCATTGCTGGCAAATGGCCACACAGCCTTGCCTTCCAGCCGGGCGGCGCGACGCGCGCGATCGAACTCGGCGAGCGCGTACGGCTGTTGTCGATCGTGACCTCATTTCGCACGTTCCTTGAACGTACAGTGTTCGCCGATACTCTAGAGAACATGCTGTCGCTCTCGACCGCAGACGAGCTCGACCGCTGGCGCGCGGGGCGCAGCGGTGATTTCGCTCATTTCCTCAGGCTTGCCGACAGCCTCGCGCTCAGTGAGCTCGGCAAGGGACCGGGCGTGTTGATGAGCTATGGCGCCTATCAAGGCGCCGATTGCGGACTGTTCCCGCGCGGCATTGTTGGTCCAGACATGGTTGTGGAGCCGTTGCCGCTGAGTCAGATCAGCGAGGACGTTTCCCATGCATGGATGCGGGATTGCTCCTCCGATCCTGCGCACAGCAACACCGTACCTGATCCCGACAAGGCAGGCGCCTATAGCTGGTGCAAGGCGCCGCGGCTTTCGGGCCAGCCGGTCGAGGTCGGGGCGATTGCGCGCCAGACCGTGGCCGGGCAAGCGCTGATAGCCGATCTCGTCGCCCCAAGCGGCACCAATGTCCGCAACCGTGTGATCGCCCGGCTGATCGAGACTGCGCGCATCGCACTTGCGATGGAGCAGTGGACCCGCGCGCTACGACTTTCGGAACCGTTCTGTGCTCCCTCGCAGGAGATGCCCGACGGGGCATATGTCGGTCTCGTCGAGGCCGCGCGCGGCAGCCTCGGGCATTGGGTGGCGGTGCGCGGTGGAAAGATCGAGCGCTACCAGATCATCGCGCCGACCACCTGGAATTTTTCACCGCGCGATTCCCTCGGCGTGGCAGGCCCTCTGGAACAGGCGCTGGTCGGCACCGATGTGGGCGAGGCTGGCGCACGTTCCGTTGCGGTTCAGCATGTCGTGCGCTCGTTCGATCCTTGCATGGTGTGCACTGCGCATTGAAACGGGCTCGGCGGCGTAAACCTCGTTACCGCCTGCAAATCGAATTGTTTCCGCTTCTTTCGTGCAGTGCCGCTCGATCTTCGCGTCTTGCACAATTCAGATCTCGCAACCTTTTGACATTCCTCTAATTTCATTTTGCGCCACGCAGTTGGCCTGCTTCTTGCTGTCCCTAAGCGTCATTGAAAGCCAAAGCTGACGGCGGGAGGATTTATGGGCACGGCGACGGAAACATTTTACAGCGTGATCAGGCGGCAAGGCATCACGCGTCGAAGCTTTCACAAGTTCTGCAGCCTGACCGCGACGAGCCTCGGCCTCGGCCCGCTGGCGGCGAGCCGCATCGCCAATGCGCTCGAGACCAAGCCGCGTGTGCCCGTGATCTGGATGCACGGTCTCGAATGCACCTGCTGCTCCGAGAGCTTCATCCGCTCCGCGCATCCCCTGGTGAAGGATGCGGTGCTGTCGATGATCTCGCTAGACTACGATGACACGATCATGGCGGCCGCGGGCCATCAGGCGGAAGCGATCCTCGAGGAGACCCGTGCCAAGCATAAAGGTCAGTACATTCTGGCCGTTGAAGGTAATCCGCCGCTCAACGAGGGCGGCATGTTCTGTATCGACGGCGGCAAACCATTCGTCGAAAAGCTGAAGATGATGGCCGAGGACGCGATGGCGATCATCGCTTGGGGCGCTTGCGCGTCCTGGGGCTGCGTACAGGCGGCAAAGCCCAATCCGACCCAGGCCACACCGATCGACAAGGTCATCACCAACAAGCCGATCATCAAGGTGCCGGGATGCCCCCCGATCGCCGAAGTGATGACCGGCGTCGTCACCTTCATCACCACCTTCGGCAAGCTGCCCGAGCTCGACCGCCAGGGCCGGCCTAAGATGTTCTACTCGCAGCGCATCCACGACAAGTGTTACCGGCGCCCGCATTTCGACGCCGGCCAGTTTGTCGAGGAGTGGGACGATGAGGCGGCGCGCAAAGGCTACTGCCTCTACAAGATGGGCTGCAAGGGGCCAACGACCTATAACGCCTGCTCAACCGTGCGCTGGAACGGGGGGGTCTCATTCCCCATCCAATCGGGACACGGCTGCATCGGCTGCTCAGAGGACGGCTTTTGGGACAAGGGCTCGTTCTACGATCGCCTCACCAACATCAAGCAGTTCGGCATCGAGAAAAACGCCGATCAGATCGGCATGGCGGCAGCGGGCGCCGTGGGTGCGGCGGTGGCCGCGCACGCCGCCGTCACTGCGGTAAAGCGGCTTGCCAGCAAGCGCGAAGACGCCGGCCACAACAGCTGATCAAAAGACACATTAGGGTAGAAACGATCATGGGTATCCAGACTCCCAACGGCTTCAATCTCGACAATTCCGGCAAACGCATCGTCGTCGATCCCGTGACCCGCATCGAGGGACACATGCGGGTCGAGGTCAATGTCGACGCCGACAACGTGATCCGCAATGCCGTATCGACCGGCACGATGTGGCGCGGGATCGAGGTGATCCTGAAGAACCGCGACCCGCGCGATGCGTGGGCATTTACCGAGCGGATCTGCGGCGTCTGCACCGGCACGCACGCGCTGACCTCGGTGCGCGC
The window above is part of the Bradyrhizobium guangdongense genome. Proteins encoded here:
- a CDS encoding HoxN/HupN/NixA family nickel/cobalt transporter, with the translated sequence MGQVTSRSGLLKGLKLRTVLLLAGLTLTNIAAWGWAVALFAGQPSVMATALLAWVFGLRHAVDADHIAAIDNVVRKLMHAGRASETAGLYFALGHSTIVLASMILLAAGVMTLGGEGLLKNLGGLLGTSVSAVFLLGVAAVNFAIFANLWRTMRAAQASGVYGAQLLDAPLAGSGLLSHLLGPIFRIVTQSWHMYPLGFLFGLSFDTATEIGLLSLSASETARGLSLWQAIVFPALFAAGMSLVDTLDSAFMASAYRWAFVDPARKLWYNLTITGASVAIALFIGSVETLGLISDQLELTGALSSLVDRLKGSQAILGFGVMSLFALAWLASLLLYRVAWKGKTTRTALPTSRAT
- a CDS encoding TonB-dependent receptor, which encodes MASQITVSGEDVNARPVMRPGEVLEAVPGLIVTQHSGEGKANQYFLRGYNLDHGTDLAIYVDDVPANMRTHAHGQGYADLNWLIPEAIAAMEVKKGPYFADEGDFSSAGAVHIGLIDRTVKGLAQMTAGSFGYRRFLGMDSTRLGDGTLLLAGEAGTYNGPWDNPDNLRKLNGLLRYSQGTATDGVSVTGMAYANRWNSTDQVPQRAMTDGLMDRFGSEDPTDGGNANRFALSARVAQSDNSGAWKANAYVVKSELDLYNNFTYFLANPVVGDQFHQHDGRLMAGANIARTMDGSFAGLPMQTTFGLQSRYDAIDLALTDTHRRSFLSNVRSDKVGEGSIGAYAESTLHFSDWLRTTVGWRGDYYAADVTSLFDANNSGHANATIGSPKLRIVVGPFNKTEFFFGAGYGMHSNDARGATTTEDPSDPGTKLPRSPLLVRTRGAEVGVRSRIVPDLDTSLSLFVLDQDSEILFSGDAGDTTTARASRRYGFEWTNHYRPRSWIDVDADLAMTHARFRGYDSDQAEVYASLAGYPAAQIGNAPGNYIPNAPTMMASAGISLGAKTGWFGALRWRYLASSPLTEDNAFRSQPTGIFNARIGYRTDKGWRLQLDLLNLLNSKANQITYAYGSLLKTDKLYNLCAANAAPAPVCAIGVMDYVLHPVEPLTVRVTLAGTF
- the cybH gene encoding Ni/Fe-hydrogenase, b-type cytochrome subunit, whose protein sequence is MTKISEIPGTLDAVGAVGTDRQSIYVYEAPVRIWHWLNALTISLLAVTGYLIASPLPSMPGEASNWYTMGYIRFVHFASGQVLAFAFLYRVYWAFVGNQYARQLFAFPIYNRIWRWGLLYELRWYLFLVRYPKKYVGHNPLANTAMFLFVIVMILMMLTGFALYAEGEGRDSLWYALFGWWFSIFPNSQDVHTVHHLGLWFIVTFVILHVYAAVREDIVSRQSMLSAIITGERTFRDSRPD
- a CDS encoding methyl-accepting chemotaxis protein yields the protein MSLPKSEPVIANLSIRLKIMMGFAIVLLLSAGTMAGAWFGYEAILDGFDVYRISMSESDYAREIDSSLSAYQSNARYYALTGIKEAEAAAEEARRLLERTITAAKTETATLSWQQSIKELFEAYRAYTDSFNKVLALRAGIDRSAATMGGQAHVIRTALDQVKAPGAQAENIIERFDTIDRLVTTELKLHDEVLARDVLQRIEGFKGAIVRERRSPDVGGQALDELVASYRDGFARVEAAGQEIDRLMADMWKLRHGLSGAAASLKRVALAEQADAEKKTAVQIIHGQSVVVALALASIAIGLVLSFAIGRGIAKPVIAMCSSMIELANGRYEIVLPGLGRHDEVGKMAGAVESFKRQAIERAEREAAEIEERNRSAAELRRAELAKFAGGFEAAVGDIVNGISGSAQQLEAAASTLSRNAEATGGLTNAVVGAARESSSSIGLVASAAEELSLSINDIRTQVRNSNAISGNAVAQAKSTDARIATLAQASHRIGDVVKLITAVAEQTNLLALNATIEAARAGEAGRGFAVVAAEVKSLASQTARATEEIGSHVEGMQQATGDSIAAIKSIAGIIGDISAISGSIASAVDQQTATTQAIAQSAQQAASGTAQVSSNLEQVNREASETGSAASAVLQSARGLTEASHRLRAELDRFMANVVAA
- a CDS encoding DUF3422 domain-containing protein, translating into MEHGLDLAGFALHPQRGAVLGEVHARPFTRLSAPLAVLRFAFLGQGEAAAADRQAFVGFCTAQGLAAPEVSAKHHQVSIGAVSLRWEQHSEFTTFTWIWSNEASALAFAPIGDELTALIRALPQTGQLLVAVRLEVEQTEAAVARAEELFDKSSLAMATVRSGPAVVASDFRADAQGFVRILICNDGLSPGRLGALVQRVLEIETYRTLALLGLPAALELAPSVDHIGRRLVEVLQEMQGAEDLKLNNHLLTELTALAASLERGAAGSLFRFGASRAYYDIVQARLGVIEGSEIGGRPTWSSFLARRMAPAMRTCAAMEDRQANLSIKLARAADLLRTRVDVELEEQNRDLLRSMNERTKLQLRLQSTVEGLSVAAIGYYVVSLFGYLAKGAHDGGLHVEPSLATALFVPFAVGLIWIITHRIRQRHLKHEGAPGDHD
- a CDS encoding HupU protein, coding for MSQSNGMTNLLWLQGASCGGCTMSILESGSSGWFDELRQFGINLLWHPSVSEETGEEAAEVLNSVREGRVPLDLLLLEGSVARGPNDSGRFNMLAGTGRSIYHWMLDLAPRADYVVAVGSCAAYGGVPAAGANPTDAVGLQFEGADAGGALGAGFRSRLGLPVINVAGCAPHPGWMMETILALTSKDLSATDLDTYGRPKFVANHLAHHGCSRNEFYEFKASAETMSERGCLMEHLGCKATQAVGDCNQRSWNGGGSCTKGGYACIACTSPGFEDAQNFLETAKLAGIPVGLPTDMPKAWFVALAALSKSATPRRVRLNATADHVVVPPGRTTAKRTP